The DNA region TTGAAGCAATTTTTTCAGAAATTGATATTGATCCTCTTATCTATGCTGTATCTAAAAAATCAATTTACGGCGCACCTACGTCTTTAAATTATCCTGCAATGATTTATGGATGCATTGCCCGTATCCATGAAGGCATTCCAACTATTAAGAAACTTGTTCAACGATTAAAAAATGATCTCATATTTCGTTTGGATTGCGGTTTTCTCTTATCTGATAATGTACCTTCAGAAAGTTCTTTTTCTCGTCTGATTCATCTGCTGTCTAAATCAAATGCCATTGAGAAAAGTCAAAATACACTCGTAAGACAAGCTATTCAAGAAGGTTTTATTAAAGATGATATGGCTGCCGTTGATGTTACTCATTTTGAAGCACGAGATCGAGCGAAAGCTTCAGAGAAAAAAGAACCTATTGAACCTAAAAAACGAGGTCGTAAATCAAAAAAAGAGCGTGAACAATGGCTCAAAGAACAAGTTGAACAAGAAGCAGGAAGGACATTATATGAGAAAGAAATTGCTCATCAGTTAAGTGCTTCATTAGATGAACTTCGTTCAGAAGTACCACTAACCCCAACCTGGGGTATCAAGAAAAATAGCGAACGAAAAAACGTAGCCTGGTTTGGTTATAAAGCACACTTAGCTGTTGGTACACAGAGCCAGTATATCCTTCAAACGTTGATGTCATCGGCAAGTTTAAGTGATGGAAAAGGAGCTATTCCATTAATAAAAGGGATACATGAGACACTTCATTTAACCATTCGTTATGGATTATTAGATGCTGGATATGATTTTAAAGCGATTTATCAACAACTACACAACATGAATGCTCAAGGCATTATCGCTTATAACCCTCGCAACGAACAAGAAGTTGAAGGATTTGACGGAAATTTCTCTCCAACCTGTGTTCGTGAACATTCTTATCAATATGATAGTTATGATTCAGCTTATCATAGATTGAAATACACACGACCAAAAGAGTGTAAGGAATGTCCTCTTGCAAATGACACACTGTGTCAGAAAGTCTATAAGATAAAACGTCTAGTTGATATACGAAAATATGTAGAACCTGTCCGAGGTTCTCAAAAGTGGAAGACTCTTTATAAACAACGAACATCTGTAGAGCGTGTGAATGCTTATCTCAAAGAATATTTTCAACTGAATAATGTACGTCATCGAAGTGGAAAAGTTGCAAAGGTGCATTTTGACTTAGTCACGCTTATTTATAATGGAACAAAACTAGCAATTGACCGGATGAACCGAAAGGTGCTACAAAATTCAATAGCTGTATAGACTCAAAAAAAATCAAAATTGAAATTCTGGATTTTTAACCTTATTTAGAACGATGCATTATGAAATTGATTCAATTGGTTATAATTTATAAAAAACTAGATTTTAACTAATAAACAAAGAAAATATTAGTTATAATGATGCCATAACAGTTATAATGCAAGAATATGCATTAAAGTCAAAATCAATAAAATGTCCCACATCATAACGTCTTGTACTATATGTTATATCTACTATCAGAAGATCACTACTAGTACTTTCTACAGTAGTTAGAGAGTCGATGGCCTATAATCCCGTTAATATTAATTTCTTTTTTTAATATTAAAATTTTTCTCGCTCAAACTCCTCGATTAGTACTGATCAAAAATTGAGCAACCTCCATTTAGAACGATCAAAAGATTTCTTCCCCTTCTAGATAAAAAACATATAACCGCTCAATTTTTGTGGTATAGCATAACAAATAGAGCTTACTAAACAAGATTTTGATGCAGTAACAACTCAAAACTTATTGTGTCATGAATCCTTTACACCAACACAAATCTATTCACATATCCAACGAGAAACGTAATAAAAACAATCCATTTGTTAAATTAAGGAATTTCTTTCGAATAAATTTATTAACATAATATATTTATGTCAAACTTATTTTTATGTCAATATAATGACTCATTCATATATGGACATAAATTTATCACTAACTTTTGTATTACAACAGTTTCTAATATGCTAGCATGATATATCATACTCACTTCTGAGTATACTATTGTCAAAGCATCAATTTTAGTTTTTGAACACCCAGAATTTATTTTAACTAACGGAGGAAAAACAAATGAAAAAATGGGCTTTTGTATCAGATTTTGATGGAACAATTTCTAAAAAAGACTTTTATCACATCGTTATTGAAAAATATTTTCAGCAAGGTGAAGAACTACGTAAGCAATGGAAGGCTGGAGAAATAAAGGACATTGATTTCCTTTCGACTGTTTTTACATCCATTCATAAAGAAGAACAGCAAATTATCGATGATATTCTTAATATTCCAATCGATGAATACGTTCCTGCTTTTATAAAACATGTTCAACAAAGTGGCGGAGATTTTTACGTTTTAAGTGCTGGAACTGACTATTACATCAAACACATATTGGAAAAATTCAACATAACAGATGTAAAAGTATTCTCTAATAAAGGTTACTACCATGAAAATAATGTCCACTTGGATATTGATCCAAATCATAAACACTATTCTGAAAGATATGGGATAGATAAATCAAAAGTTATTAAAGAATTAAAAGAACAATATGAAGAAGTTTATTTTGCTGGAGATAGCGAACCTGATTCTCACCCTGCTGTATTTGCAGACGTTACTTTCGCAAAAGATAGCTTGCAGGATTTATTAAGAGAAAGAGACATTCCTTTCGTAGCTGTAGAGGCATTCACTGAAATTGAGAAATATTTAGTGGAAAAAGGATTGATCACTTCATGATCAATCCTGTTACTTCTGTACCTATCCCTGCAATTTTAGAAATAAGTAAAGGAGCTACACTTCATCTAGAGCATATTTTACAGAAGCACGGATTTAATAACGGGTTAATACTTTTCGATAGCTTCACCTATCATGCATATAAACAGAACCTTCAACAATCTCTTAAAAGTGTAAAGATGGATATGGTAATGCTTCCAGGAGATTTAGACATTTCAGCGTTAATCAAAACTGCTTTCGAATTGCAGCATTATGAAGTAATCTTAGCTATGGGTGGCGGCACGATAATTGACTACGGGAAGTATATTGCGTTTTCGAAAAGAATTCCATTCATCAGTATACCAACTTCAGCTTCTAATGATGGGTTCGCAAGCAGTAATTGTTCTCTTCAAGTAAATAAAAGGAAAACAACAGTACCAGCAAAAATTCCGTATGGCATTATCACTGATTTACAAATCATTGAAAAAGCACCTCAAAAATTTATTTTAGCTGGTATCGGAGATTTAATGTCGAATATTACTGCTTTATATGATTGGGAGTTTGAAGAAAAACACGGAGTTAGTTCTGTTAATGCATTCGCTTCAATGCTTAGCAAAAAAGCAGTTAACAGCTTTATACGTACACCAATGAACGATTTAAGTTGTTTAATTTTATTAAAAGAACTTGTGAGTTCACTCACAATGGGTGGTATCTCAACAGCAATAAGTGGTAATAGTGCACCAATAAGCGGTTCTGAACACCTAATATCTCATGCACTTGACAAAACTTCTTCCTCACCCCAAATGCATGGAATTCAAGTCGGTATCGCTACTTATATTATGGCCAATGTTCAAAATCATCGAGCCGAACGAATGACTAAAGTATTTACTCGAACAGGTTTTTTTGATTATGTGAAAACATTAAATTTAGATAAGGAAGAATATCGACATGCCATCAATGTCGCACCATCAATAAAACCAAATAGATATACATACTTACACGATGAAGTGTACCAGCAAAAAGCATTACAGTTCCTTGAGGAAGATCCCATGCTGCAAGAAATTTTCAGCAGTGAATAGCTCTTGCTATTTACTGCTTTCCTCTTAATGGTACATATATTTTCCCTTTCTCATCTATCATAATCCTTCTAGAGTATAACAAGAAATACTTCAAGTACTTATCTCTTAGCTTGAAGAAATGACGTTCATATCTATATTCATCCATACATGAAATAACAGTAAATAAATGAGCCTCTCTTTAGTTTACATAATAATATTATGGGCATTAGTTGTTAGTATAGGTGCACAAATGGTTCGATATATAATAACTAAATGCTGACTTTACGACTAAGCTCATCTCCCAAAATCACTAACAAATAAGTGAAAAATAACTAAGTAATGTTTATAGTAGTGCTTTTTTCATGCATCTAAGGTATAATAAATCATTATCTTTCTATTACATAGTAGACAATTTGTCGCTGTTAACTACTAAATTTACTTGTTAAAAGCATATAAACATCGAAGAAAGGGTGATGAACTTGCCTGAATTAAACCCTTTATATGATAAGCATTACACATGCCCAGTATGTGATTTTGAGTTTGTAACAAAGAAAGTACGCTCTCGGTTTATTCAAGCTGTCTCTTTAGAATCGGACTTTTATTCTGATTACAAAGATGAAAACATTAGTCCCCTACTTTATCACGTGAACATCTGTTATTCATGTGGATATGCATTTGCTGATGAAGCAAATCGCTACTTTTTACCAGGGACAAAGGAATTAATAATGAAAAGAATCACACAAAATTGGCGTGGGCAAACCCATTACAGCAAAGAGCGCTCAGCAAAAGAAGCAATTGAAGCTTACATTCTTGCAATTTTTGCTGGATCTATTAGAAAGGAAAAACCGATCGTGATGGCTGGATTATATTTACGATTGGCTTGGATGTATCGCAAACAAAACAATGAACAAAAAGAAAAAGAATGTATTAATTATGCTCTAAAATCCTATGAGGACAGTTATTATCAAGGTGATTATAAAGATGCAAAATTATCTCTCACTCGAATGTTATATTTAATGGGAGCTCTCTATAAGGAACTTGGAAACCCAAACAAAGCGGTGTTTTATTTTTCAAAAGTTATCCAGCTCAAAGACAAAGTTATTGAGAAACGTATTATTGAATTAGCACGTGATCAATGGATGGAAATGCGCCAAGAAATAAAGATACAAAGAGCTAAAGAAAAAGCAAATAAGCAATCAATTGAACCACCAAACAATAATAAAAAACTTCGAATTAACTTTCAATCAAAAAAAGCATCCACATAACACTTACATTCTCCAAAGTTATGTGGTGCTTTTTAACTTTATTGGATTATTCTATAGAACTGAAATTACCACAACTCCTCCGTTAGCTTTGAGAAAAATGAACAACTTCATTTGTTAACATAATGCAATTATGGTTATCCAATATTCAAATAATATTCGTATTATTCAGATAATATATTGTATTTAAGGATTACAATTAAAGGAGACTAATAAAGGAAGGAGGATTTATATGGATGAGAGTAAATGGGTATTTCGCACTTTCGTTACGTATGATGATACCAATCTATTAAATCTTGAAATTTATGAGACCGAAGAACATGAACAAACTAACAATCCTCCATACAAAAGAATTCATACGTTTGATGAGCTTATTTCTCTATTTGAACAGTTCCATTAAATGTGTTAAGCAATTATACAAACATATTATCCTTTTCCCGCATCCTACATGAAGCCAGTTCAAATTTATAAATGTAGAGAAACACAGATGTTGATTATAGGAACAAACTATACTCGATAATGAACAAAAACATCAATAACAGGCTATATTGTAGTCTGTTATTGATGTTTTATTGTGAATATACTAGTTCCCTACTCATCGTTAATTTAAGGATTAGAGTTTGATAACAGATTAATAGAATGGCTTCTTCTACACTTACAGATCAATGTAACACGGTATTCTCATTTGATATCTTTAATTTGGTTTATTTCATGATAGCTTTTTATTACTTTGTCAATTACATTCTTATAACGTTCTCTACTCCATGAGTTATACGAAGGGTGTGGTACTTCCTCAATTGTTTTCCAATTTCTGTCCTTATCGATTTTTTGTGCTAATCTAAAAAATTTCTGCGCAAATCGTCCACACGGAATCAAAATACATGACTCACTTTCAACATTTCTTAACCTTTTTAAGAAATGTTCTAGGATGAGAGTTTGCACTTCATTATAAGTTTCGTTTTTAAACCTTTCTTTATGATTTGCAGTTCTTATCTCTTCAATAATATCAAACATTGGAAGGTAAGATTCGATGTCATCTTTTTGATAAGCTGTCCTTTGCATCGGTATTTGGCAAATATTCATTAATCCAACTTTCCCAATCTCATTATGAATACCTTCATTTAAGTGAGCTTTCACAATCAATCCGAGCGGCTGTTTACACTCGTTTCCCAGCAGTTGTTTTGTCATCGTAATACCTGAAGCACCTGCAACTGGGACACCATGTTTCACTTCTTGCACATGTGGAGATTCTAATATAAATATAATAGATGCATTCGTCATATTTGCATCAGGTACTAAATATTGTTCTGATAGTTCATTCATCATCTCTGTAAATAACATAAACTCTCGCCTCGTTTCAGCCTTAACTATAACATTTATTTTTCCATTACATTTTGTCACGAATAAATAAAATGTGCAAAGTTGGTATTTGCTTCGATTTTCAAATATACTCAAACCATCTTCGTACAAATATGAAAGATTTATTTGTAATTGCTTTTTATAAGAACAGTTGATACAGTAAATATGATTTATTAAGTATTCAAGAAGATTTTTTTAGAAAGTTCAATTGGTTAGGAGTGTTTATGGGTGGCTGATGAATTGCAAAAGATAGTAGAACAACTTGCTTCTGGAGAAATGTTGACGTATGAAGTAGAGAAGCAACAAACGACTAGCTTTTTTGAAATAATCCGAGTAAGAGAAGATTTCAAGCATTTCAGAGGACAAGCAAAAAAAGGTGGAAATGTAGTCTATCAATATTTAAATGAACCTCGTTCATAATCAATATGCAGCAATCCATCTGGAATGCTGCATGTTTTTTCTAAGTACGATCTACAAAGTACTATTGAGAGACTTCAGTTAAAATAGCTCTAAATCTATTATCAAATATTCTTTCTATCGATTTTTTTAATGAAGAAAGGAAAGAAACCCAAACAGTATCTTCTCACCTTGAAAGTAACAGTAATGAAATAACTAGCTTCATAGGAAAAACAGCCTACGTTTCCGAATAAACGACTTCAGCTGTAACAAATATTAAAAAAGATTTTCAAGTAAAAGTATAAGAAACATTATCTTAAATGAACATATTAATGAATTCGTTAGTTCTTTCCATTTTAAATTTTTTTATAACGCTTCTCTTTAATTTTTTGTGACTAGTTTTCTAAATCAATTGATCAATGTATTGGAAAGAACGACTCAATTAGAATTAATGAAGATTAGAAGCTAAATCTCTTACTATATATATAGTAGAGATTAGCTTCTTTTTTTACTTATTGAACATATTATGTATTCAAAAATAAAATGAACTTTCTAACTATAGAAGCTTTTATATATATCTCTCTAATAGTTTGTTTAACGAATAAGGGTATTATAAGTACTTATTCATACGAGTGATATTACAAAAATCCTCTCCCCTTCCATTCCTGTTGACACCAAATTAAAGATATCTAGATTTTTACAATTAAGCAAATATAATGTCTAGTACCTTTAAAAAACGAATTAAATAAATCTTTTTAAACAAAATGAAATTTTTTATTCAAAATAACTAAATAACAAGTTATAATGAAACAAATATTTCAATAACAATAAAATGAAATATATTATTCTGTTTTAAAGAGGTGTAATAAACATGGAAAATACATCACCAGCATTAAGCACGTATAAAAATCGTACAAAACGTTCGTATGAAATTATGCAAGAAGCCAAGAAGGTCATGCCAAACGGTGTTACAGCTAACATTAAATCTTTTTCACCTTACCCAATTGTTATGAATAATGGAACTGGTGCAACTTTAACTGATGTAGACGGTAATAAATATGTAGACTATCTTCTCTCATATGGTTGCCTCATGTTAGGTCATGGACATCCAGCTATTAAACAAGCATTAATTGATCAACTTGATCAAGATGGTACAAACTTATTTGGAACACCTCACCAATTAGAAATAACTTTCGGTAAACGAATAATGAGCCATTATCCAAGTATAGAATCGGTACGTTATACAAATTCAGGTACTGAAGCAACGCTCCTTGCACTTAGACTTGCTTCAGCTTATACAGGTAAAAATAAAATTGCCAAATTTGAAGGCCATTACCATGGTGGTTATGACCAAATGCTTTTTAGTATTAATCCATCAGCTGATGAATATGGACCGGAGCATACACCTCAAGTAGTTCCTGAATCGAAAGGAATTGATCCTCACTATCAAAAACAAACACTTGTTTTACCGTTCAATGATATTGAAAATACAGAAAAGCTTTTACGCCTACATCAAAATGAGCTTGCAGCGGTTATTATTGAACCGATTCAAGCAGGCTTCATTCCTGCTACTGCATCGTTTTTAAAAGAACTTCGTCGTATTACCGAAGAATTAAATATCTTACTAATATTTGATGAAGTTAAGACAGGATTTCGAATTGAAATTGGAGGTGCTCAACAACTATATAAAATTAAACCTGATTTAACAACTCTAGGAAAGGTCATTGGTGGAGGATTCCCAATTGGTATTATAGGTGGAAAAAAAGAAATTTTAATGGAGAGTGCTGCATCTTTTACTGCAGATGTTTTTGATTCAACTACAAGTACAGGATCGAAGGCTAAAGATATCCTCTTTCATAGTGGCACATATAATGGGCATCCATCTATTTTATCCGTCGGAATGGCTGTATTAGATGTTCTAGAACAAGAAATTGAACGTGTTCAGAACACGACAAACTTATTAAAACAACAACTCGAAGAACTATTTATCAAGAAAAGTATTCCAATGAAAGCAATTGGAAAAGGAACAATTTTTAGTGTAATATTAACGGAAGAAAATGAAATTCATAATTATCGTGACATTCAAAAGACTAATTTGGAATTGAGAAAGAAAATTGATTATGGCCTTTTAAATGAAGGAATCTATACAAAACCACTTAATCGTTATAGCCTCTCTACTGCACATACTGACAAAGAAGTCGAATTAACAATCAAAGCTTATGACAAAGTATTAAGTCAATTGTAATTGTTAGAAGGGGGATTTACTTTGACGAAGCAAGATGTATATGAACGCATCCTTTCAAAACGTGATGAAATGAGTAAATCACATAAAAAAATAGCAAGCTTTTTAATTAAAAATTCCGATAGTGCACCATTTTTAACTGCTTCAAAACTTGCCAAACAAGTTGAAGTCGGCGAAGCTACAATTATTCGCTTTGCCGTCTTTCTCGGTTATAAGGGTTATCCAGATTTACAACGTCATTTACAAGAAGATCTAAAAACAAAATGGACTTCTGCAGAACGGTTTGAACAGACAACAAATGTGAATGAAAATGAGAAACATGTATGGAAGGAAGTTCTTTCAGATGACCTGAGCAATATTAAAGAAACGTTGCGAGGGATCGACGAATATGTTTTCACTGAAGCTATACAAGCTCTTGTTCAAGCTGAGAGAATTTACATTATTGCTTATCGAAGTGCTCAAAGTCTAGGAATCTTTCTTGAATTTTATTTAGACCTTGTACTGCAAAATACAAAGCTTATTCAACAATCTGATGGAGTTTCTGAGCACTTACTTGATATCACTGAACGAGACCTTGTTATTGGAATTGGTTTTTCACGCTATACTAAACGTACTGTAGATGTTTTAAAATATGCACATGAAAAAGGAGCTCAAACAATCGTTATTACGGATCATTCCATGTCTCCTCTTGCCCCATTTGGGAATTATCAACTATATACTGCTACAAGCATCAATTCATTCATTGACTCTTTCACTGCTCCTTTAAGTATTATTAACGCCCTAATTACAGGTGTTACACGCTCAAAGCAACAAAAGGTAAAGGAAAGATTAATTGAACTTGAATTATTATGGGATAAATTCGATGTTTTTCATGATTAAGCACCCAAGATTA from Bacillus solimangrovi includes:
- a CDS encoding iron-containing alcohol dehydrogenase family protein — translated: MINPVTSVPIPAILEISKGATLHLEHILQKHGFNNGLILFDSFTYHAYKQNLQQSLKSVKMDMVMLPGDLDISALIKTAFELQHYEVILAMGGGTIIDYGKYIAFSKRIPFISIPTSASNDGFASSNCSLQVNKRKTTVPAKIPYGIITDLQIIEKAPQKFILAGIGDLMSNITALYDWEFEEKHGVSSVNAFASMLSKKAVNSFIRTPMNDLSCLILLKELVSSLTMGGISTAISGNSAPISGSEHLISHALDKTSSSPQMHGIQVGIATYIMANVQNHRAERMTKVFTRTGFFDYVKTLNLDKEEYRHAINVAPSIKPNRYTYLHDEVYQQKALQFLEEDPMLQEIFSSE
- a CDS encoding MurR/RpiR family transcriptional regulator, which produces MTKQDVYERILSKRDEMSKSHKKIASFLIKNSDSAPFLTASKLAKQVEVGEATIIRFAVFLGYKGYPDLQRHLQEDLKTKWTSAERFEQTTNVNENEKHVWKEVLSDDLSNIKETLRGIDEYVFTEAIQALVQAERIYIIAYRSAQSLGIFLEFYLDLVLQNTKLIQQSDGVSEHLLDITERDLVIGIGFSRYTKRTVDVLKYAHEKGAQTIVITDHSMSPLAPFGNYQLYTATSINSFIDSFTAPLSIINALITGVTRSKQQKVKERLIELELLWDKFDVFHD
- a CDS encoding MtnX-like HAD-IB family phosphatase, producing the protein MKKWAFVSDFDGTISKKDFYHIVIEKYFQQGEELRKQWKAGEIKDIDFLSTVFTSIHKEEQQIIDDILNIPIDEYVPAFIKHVQQSGGDFYVLSAGTDYYIKHILEKFNITDVKVFSNKGYYHENNVHLDIDPNHKHYSERYGIDKSKVIKELKEQYEEVYFAGDSEPDSHPAVFADVTFAKDSLQDLLRERDIPFVAVEAFTEIEKYLVEKGLITS
- a CDS encoding IS5/IS1182 family transposase, coding for EAIFSEIDIDPLIYAVSKKSIYGAPTSLNYPAMIYGCIARIHEGIPTIKKLVQRLKNDLIFRLDCGFLLSDNVPSESSFSRLIHLLSKSNAIEKSQNTLVRQAIQEGFIKDDMAAVDVTHFEARDRAKASEKKEPIEPKKRGRKSKKEREQWLKEQVEQEAGRTLYEKEIAHQLSASLDELRSEVPLTPTWGIKKNSERKNVAWFGYKAHLAVGTQSQYILQTLMSSASLSDGKGAIPLIKGIHETLHLTIRYGLLDAGYDFKAIYQQLHNMNAQGIIAYNPRNEQEVEGFDGNFSPTCVREHSYQYDSYDSAYHRLKYTRPKECKECPLANDTLCQKVYKIKRLVDIRKYVEPVRGSQKWKTLYKQRTSVERVNAYLKEYFQLNNVRHRSGKVAKVHFDLVTLIYNGTKLAIDRMNRKVLQNSIAV
- a CDS encoding aspartate aminotransferase family protein is translated as MENTSPALSTYKNRTKRSYEIMQEAKKVMPNGVTANIKSFSPYPIVMNNGTGATLTDVDGNKYVDYLLSYGCLMLGHGHPAIKQALIDQLDQDGTNLFGTPHQLEITFGKRIMSHYPSIESVRYTNSGTEATLLALRLASAYTGKNKIAKFEGHYHGGYDQMLFSINPSADEYGPEHTPQVVPESKGIDPHYQKQTLVLPFNDIENTEKLLRLHQNELAAVIIEPIQAGFIPATASFLKELRRITEELNILLIFDEVKTGFRIEIGGAQQLYKIKPDLTTLGKVIGGGFPIGIIGGKKEILMESAASFTADVFDSTTSTGSKAKDILFHSGTYNGHPSILSVGMAVLDVLEQEIERVQNTTNLLKQQLEELFIKKSIPMKAIGKGTIFSVILTEENEIHNYRDIQKTNLELRKKIDYGLLNEGIYTKPLNRYSLSTAHTDKEVELTIKAYDKVLSQL
- a CDS encoding DUF2225 domain-containing protein is translated as MPELNPLYDKHYTCPVCDFEFVTKKVRSRFIQAVSLESDFYSDYKDENISPLLYHVNICYSCGYAFADEANRYFLPGTKELIMKRITQNWRGQTHYSKERSAKEAIEAYILAIFAGSIRKEKPIVMAGLYLRLAWMYRKQNNEQKEKECINYALKSYEDSYYQGDYKDAKLSLTRMLYLMGALYKELGNPNKAVFYFSKVIQLKDKVIEKRIIELARDQWMEMRQEIKIQRAKEKANKQSIEPPNNNKKLRINFQSKKAST
- a CDS encoding uracil-DNA glycosylase family protein, translated to MTKCNGKINVIVKAETRREFMLFTEMMNELSEQYLVPDANMTNASIIFILESPHVQEVKHGVPVAGASGITMTKQLLGNECKQPLGLIVKAHLNEGIHNEIGKVGLMNICQIPMQRTAYQKDDIESYLPMFDIIEEIRTANHKERFKNETYNEVQTLILEHFLKRLRNVESESCILIPCGRFAQKFFRLAQKIDKDRNWKTIEEVPHPSYNSWSRERYKNVIDKVIKSYHEINQIKDIK